A stretch of DNA from Paenibacillus albus:
TGGGTGCGGCTCGTGGACGATGCGGTGGCAGCTTGCGCTGACCTTATGGGCGGCGAGGTGCAGGTCGTGTCTTCTTTTCTTGAGCTCGTCGAGGGGCGGCTCATCCAAGATGGTGTGCATGTATTGGAAGCGGAAGGTGTGACGGATCTCTACGTCCTTCCGCTTTTTGTGTCGTCTGGGAGCACGCATGTGGACGACATTGCGCAGGCTTTTGGGATGGCGCCTGTTTCGGCGGCTCGCGAAGGTGAGCTTGAGCGGTTTAAGGTGCGCGATGGCGTGCGCGTGCAGTTCGGCGTACCGATCGACGACGATGGCGATATTGCGGAGCTGCTGCTGCGCAATATTGTGGAGTTGTCGTCGGGCGAGCGGGAGCTGGATGGCGAGCAGAGGTCAGGTGCGGGAGCGCGAGTGGAACTGGCCGCGGCCGAACGGGAGAGCGAGCAGAGGGAAGATGCGGGAGCAAGAGCGAAGCTAGGTACGGCCAAGGTTGGTGAGCCGAGCAAAGGAGCAGAGCAGCTGCCAGCGGCGAAGCACGAGATGCTCGCGGAGCAGGAAGGCGCGCCTAGCGAAGGAGCGGGAGCGAAGCCTGCGACTGCTGCGGCGGCGCGGCGGCCGGAACGATTGCTGTTAGTCGCGCACGGTTCGCGCGAAGCGGTGTTTCACGGCCGTTGGCGCGAAGGTATGGCGGCGCTAGCGGAGCGGGTGCGCGAGCTCGGCGGCTTCGCGGGCGCGCATAGTGCGATGCTGCTGCCGAATCAGGCGGCGTGCAAGCTTAGGGCTTTGCAGCGGCGGTATCCGGATGATGCATTCATCGTGGTGCCGCTTTTTCTTAGTGAGGGTTATTTTACGCGTACGGTCATTCCGACTCGTCTTGCCGGTTTGAACTATAGATATAACGGTCGGGCGCTGCTGCCGTCACCGCAGATTGCGCGCTGGATGGAGCGGCAGATTCGAGAGTGGATTTCTTCGCTGTAAGGGATAGCTACTACTGTAAAAATGCGGTTTGGGAAGTTTGCCCCTTATCGTGTATAGTAGAAGGTAGTGCTTAAGAGCGGATATGTTGTTGGAGTTTGGGAGGTGTGCGGCAGTGACAATTAAACGGGCAAGGCTGATTTATAACCCGACATCGGGACGCGAGGAGATTAAGAAGCGACTCCCCGATATTCTTCAGCGGTTGGAGCGCGGGGGCATCGAGACGAGCTGCCATGCGACATCCAGTGAAGGTGATGCGACGATCGCGGCTGCCGAGGCGGCGGATCGCGGCTTCGATATGATTATTGCAGCGGGTGGCGACGGTACGCTGTATGAAGTTATTAACGGTCTGGCAGAGAAGGACGTGCGGCCTCCGATCGGGATACTGCCTCTTGGGACGACGAATGATTTTGCAAGGGCGCTTGGCATTCCGAAGCATTGGGAGTACGCATGTGATCTCATCATCCAGCAGTATTCGCGGCCGATTGATCTTGGTCGAGCGAACCAGCGGTATTTTATCAATATTGCCGGCGGGGGTTCGCTCACGGAGTTGACCTATGAGGTGCCGAGCAAGCTGAAGACGATGATCGGTCAGTTGGCCTATTATATGAAGGGTCTTGAGAAAATGACCCGCCTCCGTCCAACTGAGCTTCGCCTGCGCGCGAAGGAGATTGGCGAGATTCATGAGGAGATTATGCTGTTCCTCATCTGTAACAGCAACTCGGTCGGCGGCTTCGAGAAGCTGGCCCCAGAGGCGAGACTCGACGATGGCTTGTTCGATGTCGTGGTGCTGAAGAGGTGCAACCTCGGTGAGTTCATCCGTTTGGCGACGCTGGCGCTGCGCGGGGAGCACTTGAACGATCCGCATGTCGTGCATTTCCGCACGAGCGAGCTTGTGGTGACGACACCGGATTATGTACAGTTAAACTTGGACGGGGAATATGGCGGTACGCTGCCATGTACGTTCACGGCTCTCCCGTCACATTTGAACATTTTTGTAGATGAAGCAGGCAATTCTACTTATAAATAACGGTAAGATCAAGAGTAAGAGCGGGATGGCAAGGGCAAGTCAAAGGTGAGTCAAGAGTGAAACAAGAGCGAGTCACAAGCGAAACAAGAGCAAGTAAAGAGCTATCACCTATGGAAAACGGAGCGGGTAGGGAACATGAAGGGCAAAGCAGTGCAAGCGCCACTGGCGAAAAATGAAGAGGTCATCGTCGACATTGTCGGCTTGACGCATGAAGGCGAAGGGGTAGGCCGGGCAGACGACTTTACCCTTTTTATACAGGGAGCACTTCCCGGCGAGCGCGTGCGCGCGAAGGTGTTGAAGGTGAAGAAGACTTACGGCTACGCGAGGATGCAGGAGCTGCTGGTTGCGAGTCCGGACCGCGTTGAGGCACCGTGCCCGATCTATAAGCAGTGCGGCGGCTGCCAGTTGCAGCATCTGAGCTATGAAGCGCAGCTTGCTTGGAAGCGTCAGCATGTGGTGGATAATTTGGAGCGGATTGGGAAGCTCCGGGTTGCGGGGGCCGAGGGCGAGGGAGTGAAAGTGCATCCGACTCTCGGTATGTCCGAGCCTTGGCGTTACCGGAACAAGGCAGCCGTACCGATGGGCATGGCTGCTGCGGTTACGGGCGGTGACGGCGACGGCTTGGTGTCGCCGGAGCGGTTGATCGGCGGTTTCTATGCGCGCGGCAGCCATCGCATTATTGATATGGACGAGTGCATGATTCAGCACTCGTCCAATGACGAGATCGTAGCTCGCGTCAAGGAGATTGGACGCGAGCTCGGCATCACGGCCTACAACGAAGAGACAGGCCGCGGTCTACTGCGCCACGTGATGACGCGCGTCGG
This window harbors:
- a CDS encoding sirohydrochlorin chelatase, with the protein product MLVVSHGSREADWVRLVDDAVAACADLMGGEVQVVSSFLELVEGRLIQDGVHVLEAEGVTDLYVLPLFVSSGSTHVDDIAQAFGMAPVSAAREGELERFKVRDGVRVQFGVPIDDDGDIAELLLRNIVELSSGERELDGEQRSGAGARVELAAAERESEQREDAGARAKLGTAKVGEPSKGAEQLPAAKHEMLAEQEGAPSEGAGAKPATAAAARRPERLLLVAHGSREAVFHGRWREGMAALAERVRELGGFAGAHSAMLLPNQAACKLRALQRRYPDDAFIVVPLFLSEGYFTRTVIPTRLAGLNYRYNGRALLPSPQIARWMERQIREWISSL
- a CDS encoding diacylglycerol kinase: MLLEFGRCAAVTIKRARLIYNPTSGREEIKKRLPDILQRLERGGIETSCHATSSEGDATIAAAEAADRGFDMIIAAGGDGTLYEVINGLAEKDVRPPIGILPLGTTNDFARALGIPKHWEYACDLIIQQYSRPIDLGRANQRYFINIAGGGSLTELTYEVPSKLKTMIGQLAYYMKGLEKMTRLRPTELRLRAKEIGEIHEEIMLFLICNSNSVGGFEKLAPEARLDDGLFDVVVLKRCNLGEFIRLATLALRGEHLNDPHVVHFRTSELVVTTPDYVQLNLDGEYGGTLPCTFTALPSHLNIFVDEAGNSTYK